The DNA segment TAATTTTCTAAAAGAATACATTGTTAAAGACAAAAGATAAGGCAAAAAGCCTTAGCAAAGGACATCATATAATTTTTTGATTTGAGTTTCCAGTTCATAATTATCAAGAATGTGTTGGCGGGCCGAACATCCCATTTTAGCAGCCAATTCCGGATCTTTTAATAAAACGGTGATATAGTGGGCCATTCCTTCTTCATCATATTCATTTACAAGGAAACCTGTCTTTTCATGAATGACAGCTTCTTTGATACCGGCATGAAATGTGCTGACAATAGGCAGGCCAGTGGCACTGGCCTCCAGGATTGTGTTGGGGGTACCCTCTGAATCCCCCGTTGAACTAACAACCGAATGTTGAACAAACATCCGTGCTTCTTTCAAAATACAAGCTATTTCCTGAGGCGTTTTTACACCTTTGAAATCAATGCTGCCGGCTATCTTCAGCTCTTTTGCCAGATTAACCGATGCCTCAAAAAGTTCTCCGTTTCCAACCATTATTAATTTTGCATCAGGAACCTGTTTTAGCGCTTCTGCAAATGCTTTAATGGTGACAAAAGGGGCTTTTTTGCTCGTAAACCTACCGACAAAAACACAAACCGGTTTTGATTGGGCAGGGTTAGAACCGACAAACCTGTTGGTGTCGATTCCATAAGGAATTTTCCAAATGGGGCAATTGATTCCTAAATCTGACAATTGCTTGCGCATATCGTTAGAAACTGCTACGATGCATTTGGCCGTTTCAGCCATTTTACAATAACTGTCCTTATATTCATCCAATATCTTTTTAACACTGGCGTCATATCCATGAAAATGTACGACCAATTCGACCTGGGCTTTTTTACATCCTTCATATACAGAAACTCCCGTTGGCCCATATTCGGCCAGCAAAACCTCCGTTTCATTCTTTTTTAAAAACCGGATTAAAGCCTTAGTATATAAAGACTGATACCAGGTTGGGAAAAAATGTTTTATAGTTCCTCTGATTAGATCAACCGACATTAAAAATTTAAAAATACTTTTCTTATCCTGATCCAAATATGGCCAACGTCCACCTGTTAATTCATTTTGGTGGGGAATTGAATTTAACTGATTCTTTATAAATGTTTCTGAAAAAGTAAGTGTTTTGTTCGGATAGGCAATACAAATATTTTTCATGGTATTTTTAATGTTGATACAATGATATGGAATCTTTTGACTTTGGGCAAAAGTACAAACATTTGGTAGTATTAATACCTTTTGCTTGTGTTTTTTAATAAGAAATGGAAGGGTAGAATATTAACACGATAACATGCTGAAGATATTCAACGCCTTGGTTTATTATAAGAATTGATTGTTAGAATTTGCTCAGAATGATTTGGGTTAAAAAGAAAAGATATTATAAAAAACCGGATCCTGTTCTTTTAAGGGTTTGTCTATAATAAGTAAGAATATTGGAACGCGATAAGAAACCCATATATTCTTTCCCTTTCAAAACGGGGAGGTTCCAGAGTTTGGTCTTTTCAAATTTAGCCATCACCGAATCCATGTTTTCGTTGTAATCAATGGTGATGATTTTTTGTGTAATAACGCTTAATTTGAGTTTGTTATAAAGACTTGTTCTGAAAAGCAAGTCTTTTACATTGTCCAGTGAAATGATTCCGAAAAATTCCCCCTCATCATTAATTACCGGGAATACATTTCTGTTGCTTATTGAAAAAGCATCAATCAGATTTTGCAGTTTGTCGTTGACATTTAAGGTTATAAAATCATTTTCAATTAAATCTTCAACCTTAAGATGTTTCAAAACATTGCTGTCTTTGTCTTCGCTGAGCAATTCACCCTTTTGAGCCAGCTTTTTGGTATACACAGAATAGGGTTCAAAAATCCTGGTAATAAAATAGGCCAGTGCCGAGACTATCATTAAGGGAATAAAGAGTACATATCCTCCGGTAATTTCAGCGATCAGGAATATGGCCGTCAACGGGGCATGTACAACACCGCTCATTACACCTGCCATACCAACAACAACAAAGTTTGAGACATACAGGTTGCTGATCCCAATGGTATTGACAAAAAACGAGAGTCCGAAACCGGTCAATGCTCCTGTAAACAAGGAAGGGGCAAATATACCGCCATTCCCGCCTGTATCTGTGGTCAGGGAGGTGGCTATAACCTTCACCAGGATAATCATTAAAGTAACTGAAAGAATTCCCCAGGGGTTGTTTTTTAAGGCACCAAAAATGCTGTTATTCAATAAGTCGGAATAGGAACCTTTCAAAAGGCTTTCAATGGTGGAGTATCCTTCTCCAAACAGGGGCGGTAAAAGGAAAATCAATAATCCCAGCAATACCAGTCCTGTTATTCGCTTAAAGGCATGTCTTTTGGGGCTGTTAAAAAAGCTTTCCATAGAAAGGGTAACCCTTTTCATGTATACGGATAAAAATCCGCAGATGATTCCCAAAACGATATAAAAGGGAATGGCATGAAAATACCAGTCGTTTGATATCAGATAGAACAGCTGCCCTTTATAAAGAAGCTTTGATACGATGGTCGCTGTGGCCGTCGAAATAAGTAAGGGAATAAACGAAGGAACTGTAAAATCAGTAAGGATAACCTCTAAAGCGAACAAAACCCCTGCAATAGGACTGTTGAATACAGCCGCTATACCGGAAGCAGCGCCGCAGGCCAGTAATATGGTCCTTTCCCTATGCCCTAAATTGAAGAATGTAGAAATGTTTGAACCAATGGCTGCTCCGGTTATGGCAATTGGCGCTTCCAGTCCGGCCGAACCACCCAGGCCAACCGTAAATCCGCTGGTTATCAGTTGCGAATAGGTTTTGGTTTTTTCTACCCTGGATGATTTATGTGAAACAGAATAAATGATACTGCCTAATCCTTTTTCAATTTTCCCTTGAAAAAATATTTTAATGATAATTATCGTGACGATAACCCCTAAAATTGGAAAGAAGAATAGCCAGAAATTGTTGTTTGAATACAATTGATAGTAATGGGGAATGCCATGCAACAAATGAACTGCTGTTTTCAGGATTACTGCAGCCAGGGCAGATATTATACCGACCAGGGCACTGGCAATAATCAGGAAGGTCCTGTTGCCTATATGTTTTAGCCGCCAATATAGTATCTGGTTTATTATTTTTCTAATCATTTGTCCTAAGTCATCCTTGAGATAAGCAAAGATAAAAATTATGGGATTTTATCAAACAATTTGTAAATATAAGTCTAATAAAGAAATTGGAAATTCCCGGATTTAATTCCATTTCATCCGGGGAATGACCTGTTTCAGCATAAGAAATTCTTTCTCGAAATTAGGGGTAAATATTTCATTCCCAATATTTTTTTCTATTTCTTCGGTTGACCAGAAACGGCCCTCGTCCACTTCCTCGGCATTGGGTTTGAAAGGTCCGGAGAATTGGGTCAGATAAGTAAAAACCAGTTCTTTTTCAATCTGGCTTTCCCAGACATAATTAAAGACCAATTGTGCATTAAAATCTTTTAAACCAATTTCCTCGTATGCCTCACGGCGCAAGGAGACATCCACCTGTTCGCCTGCACCAATATGCCCGCCCACAGCTGTATCCCACTTCCCGGGTTGTACCAGTTTGCGAAGCGAACGCTTTTGCAGGTATATTTTTCCATGATTGATCACATGCAGATGAACTACCGGATGCAACAACATGGTATGATGGTGGACAACCCCGCGGGGTGCACTTCCCAGTACTTTGCCCTGTTCATCTACCAGGGGCAACCATTCATCGCGGGCATACGCATTCCGTTGTATCCGCTTTTGGATAATTTCATAGGCCATGAATATTCCAAAAAGTACAAAAAATCCCGGCCCGCTTACCAAACCCCATTCGCGGGTTGTGCCATAAATGACTGCCCAAAGTGTGATCAAAGTATACATCACCAGCATGATAAAGAAAACTATCATACTTTTTTTGAAAAGTATCTGCTGCCAGGGATTGATGTTTATATTTTTGAAATACCTTTTGGACATGTCCAGCATGAAGTTCCCGGGCAAAAAAGCTGCTGCTCCGATCATGATACAGGTGATTGCATCAATAATGACCGGTTTCATCTTAAAAAAGAAATCGTTGTCCAGCCAAAGGGATATGCCTCCGGTAGCTATAATGAGCCCCAAATCAAGCAAAACGAACTTGTCAATTTTCTTTTCCTTAAGAAATCCCGCAATCAATTCTATCAAACCTAAGCCGATTGCCACCAGCAATCCTGTTTTTGTCCCCCATATTTCATCAGCAGCGATGAAGATCAGCAGCGGCAATAAACCTGGCAACAGTTGACGGATCAGTACAAACCATTGATTCATTTAATATTTATTTTAAAAATCACTTTTAAATATCTATTTCACACTTTCAATGGATTTTTTGCAACATTTACCAGACCAAAGCCTAAAATTATGTATGTTGTTGATAATCAATCATATACATAATTGTTGTATAAAATCCCTTGAAAATGTCAAAATTACTAATAAAGCCATGATTCGCAAATGGCTTATTTTTCGTAAAAGTGCATTTGGCGGATATAGTCAAAAACCCGGGGGGGCAAAAAGAAAGAAAGCTCCTTTTTTTCTTTTATGGCCTGGCGGACGAAGCTTGAAGATATATCCAACAGGGGTGCATCAAACCATTGGGCATTTTCAACCGGATTTAAACGGTATTTCTCGCTTCCCGGCCTGGGATAGATGTAGCGGGTATAATTGGCAATTATTTCTTCAAAATTTTTCCATTTATCGAAAGTAGGCAATTGGTCGGAACCAATGATGAGTACAAAGCTATGCTGAGGATATTTTTCATGTAAATAGGCCAGTGTATCAATTGTAAAGGAAGGTTTGGGCAATTTGAATTCGATATCTGAGGCCCTGAATTTGGGGTAGTCGGCTATGGCCATATTCACCATTTCGAGCCGGTGATAATCGGCCAGCAGGCTGCTTTTTTTCTTGAACGGATTTTGAGGGCTGATAATAAACCACAGCTGGTCGATATCCGAGTATTCAACAATATAGTTGGCTATAGCCAAATGCCCTATATGGATGGGATTAAACGATCCAAAAAATAAACCTATTTTCATGTGGCCAATGTTTGAAAAAAACACAAAAAGTCAAGTTATACAAATCTATGGCTGATGAATAAAATCTTCAATGGCAATGTAGGTTTCCAAACAGGCCGTGTCAAGATTTTTATTGACAATGACCTTATCAAATTTTTCGGAAAATGAAATTTCTTCTTCTGCTTTGGCAAGCCGCTTGGAAAGGGTTTGTGCATTTTCTGTCGAACGCTTTACCAGCCTGTTTTTTAATTCATCCAGGCTGGGAGGCATTATAAACAGTGATAAAGAATTGCCGGGAAACATTTTTTTAATATTTATCGCCCCTTTGACATCTATGTCAAAGACAACATGATGGCCTTTGTTGTGAATCCTTTCGATTTCTGTTTTCAAGGTTCCATAATAGTTGCCTGCATAAACTTCCTGCCACTCAATAAATTCACCTTTATCAATCTTGTTTTTAAACTCTTCGGAGGTCAGGAAATAATAGTCCTTGCCGTTAACTTCGCCTTCCCGCTTTGCTCTGCTACAGGCAGAGATGGAAAATTCAAGGCCAGGATTTTTTTGAAGCATATTTTTAACTATAGTCGTTTTTCCTGTTCCGGAAGGACCTGAAAATATAATTAGTTTGCCAGACATTTGAATTGATTTAAAGCACGTTCATCAGTTGTTCTTTGATTTTTTCCAGCTCATCCTTCATTTTTACAACCAACTTCTGCATATCCGAATCGTTTGCTTTGGAACCGATGGTGTTAATTTCTCTTCCCATCTCCTGGGCGATAAATCCCAGCTTTTTCCCCACTGCACCTTCTTCCTCAATGGTTTCCCGGAAATATTTGATGTGATTTTTTAACCTGACCTTTTCTTCAGTAATATCTAATTTTTCAAGAAAATAAATAAGCTCCTGCTCAAAGCGGTTTTGATCAATGGTTTCATTGGAAAAAAATTCTTTGAGGTTTTGGTTAAGTCTTTTCTTAATGTTTTCTATCCTTTGTTGTTCGAAAGGCGTAATCGCATTGAGGTATTCTTCAATAAGAGCAACCCGCTTGGTTAAATCTTTTTTCAGGGCAGCACCTTCCTGCATTCTGAAGGAATCTAATTCTTCAAGGGCTGTCTTAAAAATTGCCTGTATTGCATTCCATTCTTCCTGGTTAAGTTCCTGTTTTTCTGTCTTGAGTGAATCCGGCAATTTAAGGATGATGGGCAAAATGTCATTTCTTTCTGTCAGGCCTAGTTCTTCTTTTAAGCTGGAAATCTGGCTGTAATAATTTTTTACCACGGCCACATTAATTTTTGCCACTTGTTCTTCGTCACTTTGATCGATACTAAGGCTTACATCAATTTTCCCCCTTTGCAAAACTTCAAGGAGCCTGTTGCGTAATTCTAGTTCTTTTTCTTTGTATAAATATGGGAGTTTGAAACTGGATTCCAGTTGTTTGCTATTAAGAGATTTAATTTCAATAGTGATTTTTTTGTTACAGAAATCGGTTACAGCCTTGCCGTAACCAGTCATAGATCTAAGCATAATTTATTTACGGGTAAGTAATTAATTTATATTAAATATATTTTAAAGCCAAATAACAACATTCAATTTGTGTTCTTTAATTCTTAATATAAAGCCAAAGGTGGTGATTTTTTCAAACATATTAAAATTCAGGACAGGGAATAGCATGGATTTTTTTCTTTTTGTGAGGTTTGCTAAATTCATAAACCAGCGATAATTCATGGGAGCCTTGTGAATTTCCGATCAGGCGGGAAACCGTAAAATCATAGCTGTACCCGATATTAATATACTTTGACTTAAGTCCGATTAATGCAGCTAATGCATCACTGCGGTTTCCTTTCATGATGGGTATGCCCCTGTACCAGAAGCCAAGAACAAGAGGTTTTTTATACCAGTATAAGCCACAATCCATTTGCCTGAAATAGCTTCCCGATTCAATTTTTTGTTGTTTATATAAGAAAGCCAAAGAAACGGTTTCCCCAATGGGCGATAGTAGTTTGCCTCTGCGGATCAGGGTGACTCCCCCAAAAACAGAAGTTTTAAGGTTGATGTATGCTTTTTCACTGGAAAGGGAGAGGTCGGGATGTAAAAGGTGGTCAAAGGAGGCGCCAATCCAGTAGTTTTCAGAATAAAAAAGTACGGAACTGGCAGCATCCGCTGCTCCGTTTGATGGAATTGTGGGTACTTCAATGGAGGAAGGGTCATCGCCGTTGGGGTGCATCTGGTCGCTGAATAATAATTTGGAGAAGTTTAATCCCTGCCGCAGGTAGGTGAATTGTAAGCCTGGCCGGACATGACAGGTTTCCAGTATTTTAAAATCGTAGGAATATTGCAGCCCAATGCCGGTAAGATTAAGATTTCCTGCCCCTGCCTGGTCACGCATGAGGATAACCCCTAAACCACTGTTAAAATTCAGAAAATAATGTTCGTAAGATAAAGTATAAGTTAGGTAGGAATTTTTTAAGCCTACCCATTGGTCGCGTATATTGGAGGTGATTCTGTTTTGTTGCGTTGCTCCAACAAAAGAAGGGGCCAGGTACATTTTATTCGAATAAAACTGGGTAAATTGAGGATCCTGGGAGTATGCTGATACTAAAGTCCCCATTGCTATTGATAATATTGCGGCAGTCTTCTTCACAATATCTGATTTCTTTATACCTCTTTCTGTCTTTTACATAACGAATATAGTATTTTTTTTCTATCATACAAACTTTTCTTTATTAAAGAATTATGAAATTTAGAATTGTTGTTATGAAAAAATAATCTGCTATTTGGTTGTATGCTCAAGTAGCAGATTAGGAACGGGTTTTCAGGTAGTTGCCAATTTTTTGATTATTGTTTTTCAAGCAGTTCCCTTTTGTCTTCATCCAAACGGGTAATTTCATTCATGGCAGAGGGAATTTGCAAAAGATCGTATACATCGCTGTATATTAAGTATTTATTTACCCAATACGGAAAGAATTTATCTTTATATTCCCTCAGGCCTTTATAGTGTTCAAATTGTCTGAAATTCTCATAAGCAAATTTGATGGTCTTTTCAGATATTTTCCCTGCCTTGTCAATCCCGCTCATGGGGGCCATGCCCAGATTAACCCTGGAATATCCCAGTTGTTTAAAATATTGAAACATTTTGATGTGCAGATAATCTATGGCCCCATTGGGTGCATCGTCTGATTTGCGGATCAGATCGAATGTTCCTTCACCCGGAACTTTATCTGGTATTAAATTAACGAAGGCCACAACTTTTTCTTCTTCATTTTCCACCGTAAGTACAATGTTTTCTCTGATCAGCTCAGGATGAAACAGGCCCTGTGAAAAAACCAGTTCTTCCCGGTTATTGGTCCTGAGCCATTCCTCAGAAACCTGTTGAAGTTTCTGAACAAGTCCGCTTTTAAGAGGGGGGGTGTATATTTTTAAATGAAAGCCCGAATTTTCAACTTTATTCATTGCATTTCTGATGGATTTCATTTTCCCTCCTTCGAGCGAAAAGGTGTTAAGGTCAATGATGGCTTCCTGGCCAATAATTAGGTGGTTTTTGCCTAAAGCTTCATAAATGGGCAGACTTTCTTCCGGTACCCTGTAATAGGCAGCTTTTAACCCATTGTTGTTGCAATAGCGGTCAAATTCGTTGAGCAGTATTTTAAATGATTCCTCGTCTTTACATACCGGGTTTTCAAGCACCATTGCAAAATTCTTGGCAATGGTATAGGAAATAAAACCTTCGGATTTTTCAGAATAAAAAATGACTTTATCAAAATAAGTTTTGAAGTAATCCAAAGCTGATTTGCCATATTGTTCAACCAATTCCCGTCCTTTTTCAAAATCTTTTTTTTCTGTTTCGGGTTTTTGGACATAAGGTTTGATCAGCGAATAAATTACAAAGCTGATTGCCATAAATCCGGAAATATAGATTGAATCGAGAAACCAGCTTGCAAAATGTGTTTTGGGCACCAGTGCTGAACTATCGAAGAGGAAAAATAATTTTAGCAATGATGAAAGAGCATCTTTTAAATCGAAGTCAATACCGAAATGCCGTTTATCCAGGAAATAAAAACCTGCAATTCCGTAAATGAATACGGCAATAATCACTATTGAAATGCTGGTCAGGCTTCTGCGCTGAAATCGTTTATCATGCAGGGTGGTATATGATTTCCTTGTTATAAGCAGTACAGCAAAAGCAAAAAAGCTCAGTATGGCTTCCTCATAATCTATGGCTTTGGATAAATGTCCGAAAAGTGATAAAAAGGAAACCACCACAGCTATGCGCCAGGCATTTTTCACCCCTTTGAGCAGATAAATTGAAAGAACACAGAGTACCAGGCCAAATAACAATACAAGATAGTTGGAAGCATATATAAAGTCATTTCCAATGATGGTTTGCAGCAGCCTTAACCGGCTGGGGATTGCCGGCGTAATGGCAGATATGATATTGATGATGCCCAGGAAGAAAATAGTTATTGCAGGGAAAACCCTGAAAAACAGGCTGTCTTTCTTGACAAAAAAACTGAATATACCCGCAAACAGGGGAAGCCAGAATTCAAAGAATCTGAAAAGCAGAGTGGTAGAAGCAGCCACTATAGTCGAGAATCCATATTGAACCAGGATATAGGTCATTGAAACCTCTATGGCTCCCATACCTCTTAAGAAAGGAGATACAATAAGCAACATAACCATGATGACATATCCTATTGAAGCAATCTCAAGGCTGGCCGGTAAACCTAGTGCCAACATGGCGATATATAAGTGGGCAATCCCTACAAATTCGATGAATAGAGAAACAAGGTTGGTAAGCAGGAATTGTTTGATATTGAATTCATGAGATTCGAGTTCGTCAATGGTCAGGGCAAAGCCGGGGAAAAATTTTAAGGCCAGCTGGTATATTTTCCCTTTCTTGACCAGGGAATAGGCCAGATAAGCCAGGATTGCAATCAGAACCAGCAGTGCAGTAAAGGCAACCAGCTCATTTGAGGTCAGGCTGTGCTTGAAGAGCATGAAAAGCAGGATGGGGATGGCAACAACGGCCACGGATATCAATCCGCATATTGCATAGATATAGGAAGCATAATAAATTTGAGTTTTATTAATATTTTGTTTCTCAATGTTTTTTGTGAAAAAAGCAAGTGAGGAAAAGCCCCCGGCAGGTAAAAAAACACTCACCAGGTTGCGTTTTAAAAACAACATGATGGTGCTGCTCAATTTTACTTTACTGCCAATGGTGCGAAAACTTTTAACATACATGTATCCCTGTAAAGCTATATATAGTCCGGTAACAAAGATGCCTAATAAAACATAGGGCAATCTGCATTTTTCCAATGTCTTCCTTATGCCAAGCAGTTCAATGTGTTCATTCTTAATAAAAAACACACATAGTGCCAACATTAATATCGCAAGTACAACCTGCCAAAAAGTTTTTTTCTTTAACATAAGATATTGAAAAATTATTATGTTTTTATACTGATGTTAAAAATCAGAAATTTTATTTTCCAAACAAATTGGTAATTGGAAAATCCTACATTTCTTTCATGATAAACCGTATAATTTCATCAAAACTATTTGAGAAATGATGCCCTCCCTGGGTAAACAGAAAATGAATGTTTTTCCCTCTTAATTTTTCAGGGAACTTGGTTTCTTCATCTTTACCAAAGATACAAAGAGTGGGGAAATATTTCAACCTTCTTATTTCGTCTACCACATTATAAACATCTTTTCTGTTCCCAATGCTGAGCATATCGCTAACATGAATTTCAAATCCTGCTTTTTCGCTTGGAGAAAGTAAGGCCAAGGCCTGAATTTTATCTTTTAAAATAAAGGGCAATTTATCAGCGACAAAAGGTAATACATCGGCTCCAAATGAATAACCGACCAGAAGTATTTTTGATTTTCCCCAGGTATGCATATAATTCTGGATAAAAGGGGCAATATCAGCGGCCACTTTTTGTGGATTCTTTTCAGACCAGAAATAATGCAGGGCATCTAATCCTATGCACGGAATGTGTTTTTGGGCAAGGCGATTTGCCAGGGACTGATCAAAATCCGTCCAGCCTCTGTCTCCTGAAATAAAAAAGGCCAGTGGTTTGCCCGGATCCGTGATAGCTTGTGTTACATGAATAAACTGATTGACTGAAGAGGAGCGGGAAGCCCCGTTGGAATAACCTGTATTTACGGGGTTATTTAATGTTTCCTGGTGATAAGCAAAACATTGAAAATTTGCAGGGTTGCTTTTTAAGGCAAATCCATCGGAGACAGAAAAAAACAACGACACAAACAACAACAACTTATTCATTTTATCCGGAATAATCAAGTCTTATTAAGATATGAATAATTTAATCAAATTCGATTTTATTTAACTGCAAAAATACAGATATCCGCATCAATGATTGAGTATCCTGGGTTTATCTTATGTTAAAAAATTGTAAATTCACAGAGGAATTTATATTCGATTTTTCATATCTTTAATGACAATTTCCTCAGTATCTGATGAAAAAAACATTAAGGCAAATATTTTCCTTTTATTATGAAGGTTTTAAAGCAATGACTGTTGGCAGAACCTTATGGGCAATCATCATTTTCAAGTTGTTTCTTATTTTTTTCGTTCTGAAACTTTTCTTTTTCCCCGATTTTCTGAAGAAAAAATTCGATAATAACGTTCAACGTGGCAATTATGTTATAGAACAATTAATTAAAAGGTAAACGTATGGGTTTAATTCTTGTTGCCTCAGTGGTCAGCCTTAGCCGTGCACAGTTTGCGCTTACGGCCATGTATCACTGGCTTTTTGTTCCTCTCACCCTGGGATTGTCATTTATCATTGCCATTATGGAAAGTTTGTATGTTAAAACCGGCAATGAGGAATGGAAGCGCATTACCAAGTTCTGGATGACCTTGTTCGGGATTAATTTTGCAATTGGAATAGCAACGGGCATTATTCTGGAGTTTGAATTTGGGACCAACTGGTCGAATTATTCCTGGTTTGTGGGTGATATTTTTGGAGCTCCACTGGCCATTGAAGGAATACTGGCTTTTTTCATGGAATCGACCTTTGTGGCCGTGATGTTTTTCGGATGGACGAAAGTCAGCAAAGGCTTTCACCTGCTGTCAACCTGGCTGGTATTTGTAGGTTCTAACCTGTCGGCATTATGGATACTTGTTGCCAATGCCTGGATGCAAAATCCTGTAGGCATGAGGTTTAATCCGGATACAGCCCGTAATGAGATGGTCAATTTCTGGGAGATGCTTTCGCCTGTGGCCATCAACAAATTTTTTCACACCTTAACCTCTGGCTATGTGCTGGCAGCAGTTTTTGTTTGTGGCATCAGTGCCTGGTTCCTTATCCGCCGCCGCGAACAATTTCTGGCAATAAAAAGCATAACTGTAGCCTGCATTTTCGGACTTATTTCTTCCGTTTTGCTGGCCATAAGCGGAGATTCTTCAGCAAGGTTAATTGCCCACACCCAGCCCATGAAACTGGCTGCCATGGAGGGCGTTTATCATGGCAATGAAGGACAAAGCCTTATGGCGATTGGAATTCTGGTTAAATCGGAACAGAAGAACCTTAAAAACGAATACCATGTAGTAAAGTACAGGATTGAAATTCCACATTTATTATCATTCCTGGCATTCGGGAAATTTAATGCCTTTGTTCCCGGGGTGGATGATTTGATTCAGGGCAATCATCAATATGGCCTTATTTCTGCAAAAGAAAAAATTGCCAGAGGGAAAACGGCCAGAAATACTTTGATGAGACTTTACCAGGCCAGAAAGTCTCATGATACGGCAACATACAACAACCTGAAAGAAAAGTTCCATGAACGGAATTTTGTGGATAACCAGTTCAGATATTTCGGCTATGGCTTTTTAAATGATACAAACAGCCTGATTCCCAATGTGCCCCTTGTTTTTTACAGCTTCCACATCATGGTGGTCTTGGGTTTCTTTTTTATCCTTTTATTCCTTTTGTTATTGTTATTTATCCGGAAGAAAAGCCTGGAAATTCACCGCTTTTGGCTATGGATCTCCTTATGGTCCATGCCGCTTGCATATATAGCTTCCCAAAGCGGTTGGGTAGTCTCCGAGGTGGGGCGCCAGCCCTGGGTGGTCCAGGATTTGATGCCTGCCGTAGCGGCTATTTCCCAGATAGATGCATCGGCGGTGGAAACCACCTTCATCCTTTTTGCTGTTCTCTTCACGGCCTTGCTGATAGCAGAGTTCAGCATTATGATCAAGCAGATACGGTTGGGTTCTAAAAAAGAAAAATAATTAATATCCCTGAAAATGTCATATTACGCTTTGCAACA comes from the Bacteroidota bacterium genome and includes:
- a CDS encoding glycosyltransferase codes for the protein MKNICIAYPNKTLTFSETFIKNQLNSIPHQNELTGGRWPYLDQDKKSIFKFLMSVDLIRGTIKHFFPTWYQSLYTKALIRFLKKNETEVLLAEYGPTGVSVYEGCKKAQVELVVHFHGYDASVKKILDEYKDSYCKMAETAKCIVAVSNDMRKQLSDLGINCPIWKIPYGIDTNRFVGSNPAQSKPVCVFVGRFTSKKAPFVTIKAFAEALKQVPDAKLIMVGNGELFEASVNLAKELKIAGSIDFKGVKTPQEIACILKEARMFVQHSVVSSTGDSEGTPNTILEASATGLPIVSTFHAGIKEAVIHEKTGFLVNEYDEEGMAHYITVLLKDPELAAKMGCSARQHILDNYELETQIKKLYDVLC
- a CDS encoding chloride channel protein, whose amino-acid sequence is MIRKIINQILYWRLKHIGNRTFLIIASALVGIISALAAVILKTAVHLLHGIPHYYQLYSNNNFWLFFFPILGVIVTIIIIKIFFQGKIEKGLGSIIYSVSHKSSRVEKTKTYSQLITSGFTVGLGGSAGLEAPIAITGAAIGSNISTFFNLGHRERTILLACGAASGIAAVFNSPIAGVLFALEVILTDFTVPSFIPLLISTATATIVSKLLYKGQLFYLISNDWYFHAIPFYIVLGIICGFLSVYMKRVTLSMESFFNSPKRHAFKRITGLVLLGLLIFLLPPLFGEGYSTIESLLKGSYSDLLNNSIFGALKNNPWGILSVTLMIILVKVIATSLTTDTGGNGGIFAPSLFTGALTGFGLSFFVNTIGISNLYVSNFVVVGMAGVMSGVVHAPLTAIFLIAEITGGYVLFIPLMIVSALAYFITRIFEPYSVYTKKLAQKGELLSEDKDSNVLKHLKVEDLIENDFITLNVNDKLQNLIDAFSISNRNVFPVINDEGEFFGIISLDNVKDLLFRTSLYNKLKLSVITQKIITIDYNENMDSVMAKFEKTKLWNLPVLKGKEYMGFLSRSNILTYYRQTLKRTGSGFL
- a CDS encoding NUDIX domain-containing protein, coding for MNQWFVLIRQLLPGLLPLLIFIAADEIWGTKTGLLVAIGLGLIELIAGFLKEKKIDKFVLLDLGLIIATGGISLWLDNDFFFKMKPVIIDAITCIMIGAAAFLPGNFMLDMSKRYFKNININPWQQILFKKSMIVFFIMLVMYTLITLWAVIYGTTREWGLVSGPGFFVLFGIFMAYEIIQKRIQRNAYARDEWLPLVDEQGKVLGSAPRGVVHHHTMLLHPVVHLHVINHGKIYLQKRSLRKLVQPGKWDTAVGGHIGAGEQVDVSLRREAYEEIGLKDFNAQLVFNYVWESQIEKELVFTYLTQFSGPFKPNAEEVDEGRFWSTEEIEKNIGNEIFTPNFEKEFLMLKQVIPRMKWN
- the nadD gene encoding nicotinate (nicotinamide) nucleotide adenylyltransferase; protein product: MKIGLFFGSFNPIHIGHLAIANYIVEYSDIDQLWFIISPQNPFKKKSSLLADYHRLEMVNMAIADYPKFRASDIEFKLPKPSFTIDTLAYLHEKYPQHSFVLIIGSDQLPTFDKWKNFEEIIANYTRYIYPRPGSEKYRLNPVENAQWFDAPLLDISSSFVRQAIKEKKELSFFLPPRVFDYIRQMHFYEK
- the gmk gene encoding guanylate kinase, which translates into the protein MSGKLIIFSGPSGTGKTTIVKNMLQKNPGLEFSISACSRAKREGEVNGKDYYFLTSEEFKNKIDKGEFIEWQEVYAGNYYGTLKTEIERIHNKGHHVVFDIDVKGAINIKKMFPGNSLSLFIMPPSLDELKNRLVKRSTENAQTLSKRLAKAEEEISFSEKFDKVIVNKNLDTACLETYIAIEDFIHQP
- a CDS encoding YicC/YloC family endoribonuclease, which encodes MLRSMTGYGKAVTDFCNKKITIEIKSLNSKQLESSFKLPYLYKEKELELRNRLLEVLQRGKIDVSLSIDQSDEEQVAKINVAVVKNYYSQISSLKEELGLTERNDILPIILKLPDSLKTEKQELNQEEWNAIQAIFKTALEELDSFRMQEGAALKKDLTKRVALIEEYLNAITPFEQQRIENIKKRLNQNLKEFFSNETIDQNRFEQELIYFLEKLDITEEKVRLKNHIKYFRETIEEEGAVGKKLGFIAQEMGREINTIGSKANDSDMQKLVVKMKDELEKIKEQLMNVL
- a CDS encoding type IX secretion system membrane protein PorP/SprF produces the protein MKKTAAILSIAMGTLVSAYSQDPQFTQFYSNKMYLAPSFVGATQQNRITSNIRDQWVGLKNSYLTYTLSYEHYFLNFNSGLGVILMRDQAGAGNLNLTGIGLQYSYDFKILETCHVRPGLQFTYLRQGLNFSKLLFSDQMHPNGDDPSSIEVPTIPSNGAADAASSVLFYSENYWIGASFDHLLHPDLSLSSEKAYINLKTSVFGGVTLIRRGKLLSPIGETVSLAFLYKQQKIESGSYFRQMDCGLYWYKKPLVLGFWYRGIPIMKGNRSDALAALIGLKSKYINIGYSYDFTVSRLIGNSQGSHELSLVYEFSKPHKKKKIHAIPCPEF